From the genome of Bacteroidales bacterium, one region includes:
- a CDS encoding SUMF1/EgtB/PvdO family nonheme iron enzyme encodes MNAKKYIQKTLMLIVLLSLPQTFLFANNIQISNVSITGQNTASKYKMIQFDISWENSWRTSTEQSNWDAAWIFIKYRSKLEKKWYHAYLNNEGHTAPTGSQITPGLVVTNTSFDAVNNPAVGVFLYRSADGYGPVNYTGVQLRWNYGVNDLADYDSVEVCVFALEMVYIPTGPFKVGDGPNSNSRGHLAKGTTTEPFQITSEAAITIGNTATNELWQASTIYSAATIGGEGTLSAQFPKGYQSFYIMKYELSQYMYKEFLNKLTRTQQQSRCKAITEGRFMRNNNNYSTPQGRNGIKVMSDPGEPFPRVYGNDLNNNGLSGDPNDGQHIACNWISFYDLRAFADWSGLRPFTELEYEKACRGPLDPITNEYAWGTTKINEAGPMTSLNNLGTESETASPNANIAYGKKTTGPLRCGIFARTNSDRERAGAGYYGVMEMSGNLSEYTYSVGIGDKYDSSINNRIFNGNNQGNGMITASGDADVVGWPLAAGLKGSNWLYDGSLNHQINAHQLSARNQTSQLHLDEQWDTSGLRLGRTQP; translated from the coding sequence ATGAATGCAAAAAAATATATCCAAAAGACACTAATGTTGATAGTATTATTATCTCTTCCGCAAACATTTTTATTTGCTAACAACATTCAAATAAGCAATGTATCAATTACAGGACAAAACACCGCTTCTAAATATAAAATGATTCAGTTTGATATTAGTTGGGAAAACTCCTGGCGCACCTCTACTGAGCAGAGCAACTGGGATGCTGCATGGATATTTATTAAATACCGGAGCAAATTAGAAAAAAAATGGTACCATGCATATCTCAATAATGAAGGTCACACAGCTCCTACAGGCTCTCAAATTACTCCGGGCTTAGTCGTAACCAATACTAGTTTTGACGCTGTAAACAACCCCGCTGTTGGAGTATTCTTGTATAGGAGCGCTGATGGATATGGACCTGTTAATTACACTGGAGTCCAATTGCGTTGGAATTATGGCGTAAACGATTTAGCTGATTACGACAGTGTTGAAGTGTGTGTATTTGCCCTTGAAATGGTTTATATCCCCACAGGTCCTTTCAAAGTGGGAGATGGTCCGAATTCAAACTCTCGCGGTCATCTTGCGAAAGGTACCACAACAGAACCTTTTCAAATCACTTCAGAAGCGGCAATAACTATTGGTAATACTGCAACCAATGAACTTTGGCAGGCTTCTACTATATACAGTGCTGCTACCATTGGTGGAGAAGGAACATTATCGGCACAATTTCCGAAAGGATATCAGAGTTTCTATATTATGAAATATGAACTCTCACAATATATGTATAAAGAGTTCCTGAATAAACTAACTCGAACACAGCAGCAATCTAGGTGCAAAGCAATTACTGAAGGTAGGTTTATGAGGAATAATAACAATTACTCTACTCCTCAAGGCAGAAACGGAATAAAGGTAATGTCAGACCCGGGAGAACCTTTTCCCCGTGTTTATGGCAATGATTTGAACAATAATGGACTATCAGGGGACCCAAATGATGGACAACATATTGCCTGTAACTGGATAAGTTTTTATGACTTGAGAGCATTTGCCGACTGGAGTGGACTAAGACCTTTTACTGAATTAGAATATGAAAAAGCTTGCAGAGGTCCATTAGATCCCATTACCAACGAATATGCATGGGGCACTACCAAAATAAACGAAGCAGGTCCAATGACCTCACTCAACAATCTGGGTACTGAAAGTGAGACTGCAAGTCCAAATGCCAATATTGCTTATGGTAAAAAGACCACTGGTCCTTTACGTTGTGGTATTTTTGCACGCACAAACTCAGATAGAGAACGCGCAGGAGCGGGATATTACGGTGTAATGGAAATGAGTGGTAACTTATCGGAATATACTTATAGTGTAGGAATAGGTGATAAATACGACTCTAGCATTAATAACAGAATTTTCAATGGAAATAATCAAGGTAACGGAATGATTACTGCAAGCGGAGATGCTGATGTAGTTGGCTGGCCCTTGGCTGCCGGCTTAAAAGGCTCGAATTGGCTATACGACGGCTCGCTAAATCATCAAATTAATGCTCATCAACTTTCAGCTCGCAATCAAACAAGCCAATTGCACTTGGACGAACAATGGGATACATCCGGACTTAGATTGGGTAGAACACAACCATAG
- a CDS encoding T9SS type A sorting domain-containing protein has protein sequence MKSKFFKTYIYFILFAVLHCNAYAQNSIFLGGNGSGGDVSCYSQADATLNNNIFAGGYASGFIVSSIGTIEEVPLPVTLLYFEAFIKEKERKVELKWATASENNNNFFTIERSRNGLEWEKVVIINGAGSSSTLLTYSYIDQVPYKGISYYRLKQTDFDGKTSYSKIKTVNIDTDRNALKLYPNPTNDRFYIVTSDETDYSVTISDLFGKTVFKDNNNKEISTQNFPDGMYIVRINYTGGETTIVKLIVSK, from the coding sequence ATGAAAAGCAAGTTTTTTAAAACATACATCTATTTTATATTATTTGCCGTTTTGCATTGTAATGCATATGCGCAAAATAGTATTTTTTTGGGCGGAAACGGTTCTGGTGGAGATGTCTCTTGTTATTCACAAGCAGATGCTACTCTAAATAATAATATTTTTGCAGGAGGATATGCTTCTGGCTTCATAGTGAGTTCTATTGGGACAATAGAAGAGGTTCCTCTACCTGTTACACTACTATATTTTGAAGCATTTATTAAAGAAAAGGAAAGAAAAGTTGAGCTAAAGTGGGCAACTGCATCTGAAAACAATAATAACTTTTTTACCATAGAACGGAGCAGAAATGGGTTGGAATGGGAAAAGGTTGTTATTATAAATGGAGCGGGGTCTTCTTCTACACTTCTCACATACAGTTATATAGATCAGGTACCATACAAAGGTATTTCATATTATCGCCTTAAACAAACAGATTTTGACGGAAAAACATCATATTCAAAGATAAAAACGGTAAATATTGATACAGATAGAAATGCCTTAAAATTATATCCCAACCCCACAAATGACAGATTCTATATTGTAACCTCAGACGAAACAGATTATAGCGTAACTATTTCAGATCTATTTGGTAAAACAGTTTTCAAAGACAATAACAATAAAGAGATTTCCACTCAAAACTTTCCAGATGGAATGTATATTGTTCGTATAAACTATACGGGTGGAGAAACAACAATTGTAAAACTGATTGTAAGTAAGTGA
- a CDS encoding SUMF1/EgtB/PvdO family nonheme iron enzyme: MNTKKHIQKALMLTALFLSQTFLFANNIQVNNVRIVEQNIASKYTMIEFDVSWENSWRTSSLENNWDAAWIFAKYRKKGETVWNHVYLNDSGHIAPAGSEITPGFVVTNISFDSINNPAVGVFLYRDSDGVGNVNYTDVQLRWNYGVNGLDDKDSVELSVLAIEMVYIPTGPFYAGDGVFPGSDSRGHFVAGNTTRTFKITSEAAITINNNASTELWGDYTPYAQASIGQSGMLSAQFPKGYQSFYIMKYELSQYMYKEFLNKLTRKQQAARVSAITTGMFMSNTDTDTVPQFRNSIRVMSDPGDPFSRIYGNDLNGNGVEGEMDDGQHIACNWISFWDLTAFADWCGLRPFTELEYEKACRGHLLPVANEYAWGTTNIFSATQIINPGEINEVAINPIGKANIANGDKPGVQGPVRCGSFAGTATTREQAGAGYYGVMEMSGNLLEYTYSVGIQDNREFNGNNHGDGIIMENGDGNANWPTSAGIKGSNWLYNTAGHHINFHQISSRNQTSQSHTRFRYNTTGLRLGRTQP, encoded by the coding sequence TTGAATACAAAAAAGCATATCCAAAAAGCTCTAATGCTGACAGCATTATTTCTTTCTCAAACATTTTTATTTGCCAACAATATTCAGGTTAACAATGTCCGAATTGTTGAACAAAACATTGCTTCTAAATATACAATGATTGAATTTGACGTTAGTTGGGAAAACTCCTGGCGCACCTCTTCCTTAGAAAACAACTGGGATGCCGCATGGATATTTGCTAAATACCGCAAAAAAGGAGAAACGGTTTGGAATCACGTCTATCTGAATGATTCGGGTCATATAGCCCCTGCTGGCTCTGAAATTACTCCGGGTTTTGTTGTAACTAATATAAGTTTTGACTCTATAAACAACCCTGCTGTTGGTGTGTTCTTATATAGGGATTCCGATGGAGTTGGAAATGTCAATTACACGGATGTTCAATTGCGCTGGAATTATGGTGTAAACGGCTTAGATGATAAAGATAGTGTTGAGTTATCTGTATTAGCTATTGAAATGGTTTATATTCCAACAGGTCCTTTTTACGCGGGAGATGGAGTGTTTCCGGGATCAGACTCTCGTGGTCATTTTGTGGCAGGTAATACAACGAGAACTTTTAAAATCACTTCAGAAGCGGCAATAACCATTAACAATAATGCATCTACTGAACTTTGGGGTGATTACACTCCATACGCTCAAGCTTCTATTGGTCAATCAGGAATGTTATCGGCACAATTTCCAAAAGGATATCAAAGCTTTTATATTATGAAATACGAACTCTCACAATATATGTATAAAGAGTTCCTTAACAAACTAACGCGAAAACAGCAGGCAGCAAGAGTTTCTGCAATAACTACCGGTATGTTTATGAGTAATACAGATACTGATACCGTTCCTCAATTCCGAAATAGTATAAGGGTTATGTCAGACCCCGGAGATCCTTTTTCCCGTATTTACGGTAATGATTTAAACGGAAATGGTGTAGAGGGAGAAATGGATGATGGACAACATATTGCCTGTAACTGGATAAGTTTTTGGGATTTGACAGCATTTGCCGATTGGTGTGGACTAAGACCTTTTACCGAACTGGAATATGAAAAGGCTTGCAGAGGTCATTTACTACCTGTTGCCAATGAGTATGCCTGGGGTACTACCAATATATTCAGCGCAACACAAATTATCAATCCAGGTGAGATAAATGAAGTTGCAATTAACCCAATAGGCAAAGCCAATATTGCTAATGGCGATAAACCCGGGGTGCAAGGTCCTGTACGTTGTGGCAGTTTTGCTGGCACGGCCACAACCAGAGAGCAGGCGGGAGCAGGATATTACGGTGTGATGGAGATGAGTGGTAATTTATTGGAATATACGTACAGTGTAGGAATACAAGATAATAGAGAATTCAACGGAAACAATCACGGAGACGGAATAATTATGGAAAACGGAGATGGTAATGCTAACTGGCCAACTTCTGCAGGTATCAAGGGTTCGAATTGGCTCTATAACACTGCGGGCCACCATATTAATTTTCATCAAATTTCTTCTCGCAATCAAACAAGTCAATCTCATACTAGATTTCGGTATAATACAACCGGACTCAGACTGGGTAGAACGCAACCATAA
- a CDS encoding alpha/beta hydrolase fold domain-containing protein, with translation MNRFKILVISFLFFFSPFLVLADIAKSTHIFAIKDGEELKMDIYSLDSVFNTKQPCLIFVFGGGFKGGTRDAKYYNTYFNYFAERGFKVVSIDYRLGMKYQKAPTIYNNKPLRKAIALAVADLYSATDYLLKNSEEFNIDTTKIIISGSSAGAITVLQADYEKRDNRESASILSQSFQYAGVISFAGAIFSEEGKPSYTLNPAPTLFLHGSGDKLVPYKKIRVFSLGMFGSRALAKHFRKQGYPYVFYSMEDIGHEVAFYPMSEFLPEVEHFIRELVFNKKQLMVDINLKDKLRKSKISLTPASYY, from the coding sequence ATGAACAGATTCAAAATTTTAGTTATCTCTTTTCTCTTTTTCTTTTCGCCATTTTTGGTTTTGGCTGATATTGCAAAAAGTACACACATTTTTGCTATAAAAGATGGAGAGGAACTTAAAATGGATATCTACTCCTTAGATTCGGTTTTCAACACAAAGCAGCCCTGTTTGATTTTTGTTTTCGGCGGAGGATTTAAAGGAGGAACGCGTGACGCTAAATATTATAACACTTATTTTAACTATTTTGCCGAAAGGGGATTTAAAGTGGTTTCCATCGACTACCGTTTGGGAATGAAATATCAAAAAGCTCCCACTATATACAATAACAAACCGCTGCGAAAAGCTATTGCCTTAGCGGTAGCCGATTTATATTCAGCAACAGATTATCTGTTAAAAAACTCCGAAGAGTTTAATATCGACACAACAAAAATTATTATCAGTGGCTCAAGTGCAGGAGCCATTACAGTTTTGCAAGCCGATTACGAAAAACGTGACAACAGAGAGTCTGCGAGCATACTTTCGCAATCGTTTCAATATGCTGGTGTTATCTCTTTCGCCGGAGCTATTTTCAGCGAAGAGGGTAAACCATCGTACACACTTAATCCCGCTCCTACTCTATTTTTACACGGTAGTGGTGACAAACTGGTACCTTATAAGAAAATCCGGGTATTCTCACTGGGAATGTTTGGCTCCAGGGCTTTGGCAAAACATTTCCGAAAACAAGGTTATCCTTACGTTTTCTACTCAATGGAAGATATCGGACACGAAGTTGCCTTTTACCCCATGAGTGAATTTTTACCCGAAGTTGAGCATTTTATCCGGGAATTGGTGTTCAACAAAAAACAGTTGATGGTGGATATAAATCTTAAAGATAAACTCCGAAAATCAAAAATATCTCTCACTCCGGCCAGTTACTATTAA
- a CDS encoding class I SAM-dependent methyltransferase — protein MKIIENLIAPDTKERLILDIDSGTIQNLNTDLFYGKIVDGIPIILPKTTKKSTDLHKQSNSEFDYVDHYTKDAEIFDYFQINDEISENERRRLNQIIINKITDDATMILDVGCGNGWLSKMIQNDKNNVVSLDISHRNVSRVLKEQPHPNHTGIVADVFNLPFPPESFDIIVASEIIEHVYDPKMFIDCLLDILKPSGKIIITTPYNEKIPLSLCVHCNQLTPGNAHLHSFNEKNIVQMISESVGKIKVFKSVNKHFLIFKVHWIMRCLPFSIWHTIDKIAVKLLGKPTRLIVEITK, from the coding sequence ATGAAAATTATTGAAAATCTAATTGCACCAGATACAAAGGAGAGATTAATTTTAGATATAGATTCAGGTACTATTCAAAATTTAAACACCGATTTGTTTTATGGAAAGATAGTAGATGGTATTCCAATTATTCTACCAAAAACAACTAAAAAATCAACTGATTTACATAAACAGTCTAATTCTGAGTTTGATTATGTTGATCATTATACAAAAGATGCTGAAATCTTTGATTATTTTCAGATAAATGATGAAATATCTGAAAATGAAAGGAGACGCCTAAATCAAATAATCATAAATAAAATCACTGATGATGCAACAATGATACTTGATGTAGGATGCGGTAATGGTTGGTTAAGTAAGATGATTCAGAATGACAAAAACAATGTTGTTTCATTAGACATTTCACACAGAAATGTTTCTAGAGTGCTAAAAGAACAGCCGCATCCAAACCATACAGGAATTGTTGCTGATGTTTTTAATTTGCCTTTCCCCCCTGAAAGCTTTGATATTATAGTTGCTTCAGAGATTATAGAGCACGTTTATGACCCTAAAATGTTTATTGACTGTCTCTTAGATATATTAAAGCCATCTGGAAAAATAATAATTACTACTCCCTATAACGAGAAGATACCATTATCACTATGCGTACATTGCAATCAATTAACACCTGGTAATGCGCACCTCCATTCATTCAATGAAAAAAATATTGTACAAATGATAAGTGAATCGGTAGGAAAGATTAAAGTCTTTAAATCCGTAAATAAACACTTCTTAATATTTAAAGTACATTGGATCATGAGGTGCTTGCCATTTTCAATTTGGCACACAATTGATAAAATTGCTGTTAAATTATTAGGAAAACCTACAAGATTAATTGTAGAAATAACAAAGTGA
- a CDS encoding cation transporter, with amino-acid sequence MYLSIATAVVTILLKFYAYLVTDSVGLLSDALESLVNLFAAIFALIMLNLSERPADEKHEFGHSKAEYFSSAIEGALILVAAFSIIYSAIPRIIRPAELENVGVGLLFSLLASLLNLIVGLILIRNGKKHKSLVLEADGKHLMTDVWTSVGVIVGILLVRLTGWLILDPIIAILVALNIVYTGYKLISRSASGLMDAAIPDDELQKITSYLDSLKEEHITYHSLMTRAAGRRKFVSLHLLVPGKWTVKQGHDFADTVERTIENMFEEPTTVSTHLEPIEDPSSMNDIGIDRKM; translated from the coding sequence ATGTATCTCTCCATTGCCACGGCTGTGGTTACGATACTTCTAAAATTTTACGCCTACTTAGTTACCGACTCGGTGGGATTGCTGTCGGACGCGTTAGAGTCGCTTGTAAACCTGTTTGCGGCAATATTTGCGCTTATTATGCTGAACCTGTCGGAAAGGCCTGCCGATGAAAAACACGAGTTCGGACACAGTAAAGCGGAGTACTTTTCAAGTGCCATCGAGGGTGCACTGATACTTGTGGCAGCTTTTAGCATTATCTATTCCGCTATTCCCAGAATTATCCGCCCTGCTGAATTAGAGAATGTTGGTGTGGGATTGCTTTTCTCGCTATTAGCTTCATTACTAAACTTGATTGTAGGGCTTATCTTGATTAGGAACGGAAAGAAACACAAGTCGCTCGTCTTGGAAGCTGACGGAAAACATTTAATGACAGATGTTTGGACATCAGTGGGCGTAATCGTTGGTATTCTGTTGGTTAGGCTAACGGGGTGGCTAATCCTCGACCCTATTATCGCTATTTTGGTGGCGTTGAACATTGTTTACACAGGATACAAACTTATCAGTCGCTCGGCAAGTGGACTGATGGATGCTGCAATCCCTGACGATGAGCTACAAAAAATAACCTCGTACTTAGACTCGCTAAAAGAGGAACATATTACCTATCACTCACTTATGACACGCGCGGCTGGGAGACGTAAATTTGTATCGCTACACCTCTTAGTCCCGGGCAAATGGACAGTAAAGCAAGGTCACGACTTCGCCGACACGGTAGAGAGAACCATTGAAAACATGTTCGAAGAACCTACTACCGTTTCCACGCACCTTGAACCTATTGAAGACCCATCATCAATGAATGATATTGGGATTGATAGGAAAATGTAA
- a CDS encoding chromate transporter yields the protein MKTKQYRELFTVFFKIGAFTFGGGFAMIPLIRNEVVVKRNWLDDDQFMDMLAIAQSMPGPVALNTALFVGNKRLGFKGSLFSGAGVILPSFLTILLIAIVFTQFKDNQVVERIFKGIRPAVVALIAAPLLGLGKAAGVNIKNLWIPITVAFCVWWLHISPVYIVIVAILLGVTHYAVLRRLNRK from the coding sequence ATGAAAACGAAACAGTATCGGGAACTTTTTACCGTATTTTTCAAAATCGGAGCATTCACGTTTGGCGGTGGTTTCGCAATGATTCCACTTATTCGCAACGAAGTGGTGGTAAAACGAAACTGGCTTGATGATGATCAGTTTATGGATATGCTGGCGATAGCTCAATCAATGCCGGGTCCGGTTGCTCTAAACACAGCACTGTTTGTTGGGAACAAACGATTGGGATTTAAGGGCAGTCTATTTTCAGGAGCTGGGGTTATTTTGCCCTCATTTTTAACAATCTTACTTATAGCCATTGTTTTTACTCAATTTAAAGATAATCAGGTTGTTGAACGTATTTTCAAAGGGATAAGACCAGCTGTTGTGGCATTAATTGCAGCACCGTTATTGGGCTTGGGAAAAGCTGCAGGTGTAAACATAAAAAACCTATGGATTCCGATTACAGTGGCGTTTTGTGTATGGTGGTTACATATCTCTCCTGTCTATATTGTTATTGTGGCAATTTTGTTAGGTGTCACTCATTATGCGGTTTTAAGGAGATTAAACAGAAAGTGA
- a CDS encoding chromate transporter, producing the protein MELLELYIALFVAFFKIGLFGFGGGYAMLSLIQHEVVEVHNWISINDFTDIVAISQTTPGPIAFNSATYIGYTAVTDMGYTTFQGVIGSAICTLAVSIPSLVIMTIVCAFFARLNNNPWMRAALSVLKIAIIGLIAAAALMLMDENNFIDYKSLIIFAVVLVASIKKVDPILLIILSGLAGLILY; encoded by the coding sequence ATGGAGTTATTGGAACTATACATTGCTCTTTTTGTGGCATTTTTTAAGATAGGGCTGTTTGGCTTTGGTGGCGGTTATGCTATGCTGTCGCTTATTCAACACGAAGTGGTAGAGGTGCATAACTGGATTTCGATAAACGATTTTACCGATATTGTCGCTATTTCACAAACCACACCCGGACCAATAGCTTTTAATTCAGCAACGTATATAGGTTATACAGCCGTAACTGATATGGGATATACAACGTTTCAGGGAGTTATTGGTTCCGCTATTTGCACTTTGGCAGTAAGTATTCCCTCACTCGTGATAATGACCATTGTATGCGCCTTTTTCGCCCGACTAAACAATAACCCCTGGATGCGCGCAGCTCTTTCGGTATTGAAAATTGCAATTATCGGTTTAATAGCCGCCGCCGCACTTATGTTAATGGACGAAAACAACTTTATAGACTACAAAAGCCTGATAATATTCGCCGTTGTTCTCGTAGCTTCAATTAAAAAAGTTGACCCTATTTTGTTAATTATCTTATCGGGATTAGCTGGATTGATCTTGTATTAG
- a CDS encoding DUF1565 domain-containing protein: protein MRNKLLLAMAIVPLMFFVPQQVSGQGFKDLVNKAKKVVEDVNTDTSQEQNKTQQSTTTGTSSTTVQSSSSKTTQSSSSTSVQSGVSSSAQPTGTATLYVSASNGSNRNDGSKGAPFKNLQKAIDQAPDGAVILVAEGNYFGMLNKGNINVTKPVKIYGGYSPDFSTRDVLKHLTMVQPTPESNGTQNGQGTMQIQVKTPNTEVVIDGLIFDRGNSIAYNARGEGKPEGVASAMMQPIGAAGLGGPDLTQERVLTTETAEIYFDNPRCNITINNCAFINAPNYGVRGMFGGTKAIINNCIFINNRMAACEITKGGMVSEKAEVHFTYNTVLFMWARLKDMGDMGYGFRYGLRLSNYVTNNIIGLSTFAGLDRTRVDMPKNEAEYVNTAEHNIFFLNKQADLVIPGGGMFMRISAEEFEDVEQLAEVAGNKKLNDPKVFKGIINEPYLNGFLSASYKETTSHDPNSQANQFRQAMGMNMTGTMHSSATMFANRYPWQEALKFFGAMEGYGAQKIK from the coding sequence ATGAGAAACAAACTTTTATTAGCGATGGCTATAGTGCCATTAATGTTTTTTGTTCCACAACAAGTTAGTGGACAGGGATTTAAAGACCTTGTAAACAAAGCAAAGAAGGTGGTGGAAGATGTTAACACTGACACTTCTCAAGAGCAGAACAAAACACAGCAAAGTACTACTACAGGTACAAGCAGTACTACCGTTCAGTCATCAAGCAGTAAAACAACCCAGTCTTCAAGCAGCACATCTGTTCAGTCCGGGGTAAGTTCTTCTGCTCAACCTACAGGTACAGCTACACTTTACGTATCTGCAAGCAATGGAAGTAATCGCAATGATGGCTCAAAAGGCGCCCCATTTAAGAATTTACAAAAAGCTATTGATCAGGCGCCCGATGGTGCTGTAATCTTAGTTGCAGAAGGAAATTATTTTGGAATGCTTAACAAGGGAAATATTAACGTCACGAAACCTGTAAAAATTTACGGAGGATACTCTCCAGATTTTTCAACTCGCGATGTATTGAAACACTTAACTATGGTGCAACCAACTCCTGAAAGCAATGGCACACAAAATGGCCAAGGAACAATGCAAATACAAGTAAAAACTCCTAATACTGAAGTTGTTATCGATGGATTAATTTTCGATAGAGGAAACAGTATTGCATACAATGCAAGAGGAGAAGGTAAACCAGAAGGAGTAGCATCTGCCATGATGCAACCAATCGGTGCCGCAGGTTTGGGTGGTCCAGATTTAACACAAGAAAGAGTTTTAACAACAGAAACAGCAGAAATTTATTTTGACAACCCTCGTTGTAACATAACTATTAATAACTGTGCCTTTATAAACGCACCAAACTACGGTGTTAGAGGTATGTTTGGAGGAACTAAAGCTATAATAAACAACTGTATATTTATCAATAACCGAATGGCAGCTTGCGAAATCACAAAAGGTGGAATGGTAAGCGAAAAAGCCGAAGTACATTTCACATATAATACCGTTTTATTTATGTGGGCACGTTTAAAAGATATGGGTGATATGGGTTATGGATTTAGATATGGCTTAAGGTTAAGTAATTATGTAACCAACAATATTATTGGTTTATCAACTTTTGCAGGATTAGACAGAACAAGGGTTGATATGCCTAAAAACGAAGCAGAATATGTTAATACAGCCGAGCATAACATCTTCTTTTTGAATAAACAAGCAGATTTAGTTATACCAGGTGGCGGTATGTTTATGCGTATTTCGGCAGAAGAGTTTGAGGATGTTGAGCAACTTGCAGAAGTGGCTGGCAACAAGAAGCTAAATGACCCAAAAGTGTTTAAAGGAATAATAAATGAGCCATATTTGAACGGCTTTCTTTCAGCTTCATACAAAGAGACAACAAGTCATGATCCGAACTCTCAAGCCAACCAATTCCGTCAAGCTATGGGAATGAACATGACAGGAACCATGCATTCATCGGCAACAATGTTTGCAAACCGTTATCCATGGCAAGAAGCACTGAAATTCTTTGGAGCTATGGAAGGATATGGTGCTCAAAAAATAAAATAA
- a CDS encoding GIY-YIG nuclease family protein, with amino-acid sequence MFYMYIIQSEKTGKYYIGSCEDINSRLKKHNYGATPSTKPGIPWKLVYKEEYRTRTEALKREREVKKKKSRKYIEFLINSSDN; translated from the coding sequence ATGTTTTACATGTATATAATCCAAAGCGAAAAAACAGGAAAATACTACATCGGAAGCTGTGAAGATATTAATAGTAGGCTCAAAAAACATAACTACGGAGCTACTCCTTCTACAAAACCTGGAATACCATGGAAACTAGTTTATAAAGAAGAATACAGAACAAGAACAGAAGCCCTAAAACGAGAACGAGAAGTAAAGAAAAAGAAGAGTAGAAAATATATTGAATTCCTTATAAATAGCTCAGATAATTAG
- a CDS encoding MerR family transcriptional regulator produces MSDKEPKIEKLFYSIGEVAEMFNVNTSKIRYYANTFDILKPKKNKKGNRQFTPEDIENLKLIFHLIDEKGMTIKGVINKLKNKKSKVSDTVTVIEKLESIKATLLEIRDEL; encoded by the coding sequence ATGTCAGATAAAGAACCTAAAATTGAAAAGCTGTTTTATTCTATTGGCGAAGTCGCTGAAATGTTTAATGTAAATACTTCAAAAATAAGATATTACGCAAACACATTCGATATTTTAAAACCTAAGAAAAATAAAAAAGGTAATAGACAGTTTACTCCTGAAGATATAGAAAACTTAAAGCTTATTTTTCATCTTATTGATGAAAAAGGCATGACAATAAAAGGTGTTATTAACAAACTAAAAAATAAGAAGTCTAAAGTTTCTGACACTGTTACCGTTATTGAAAAATTAGAGAGCATAAAAGCTACATTACTCGAAATTCGCGACGAATTATAA